Proteins from a single region of Polyangiaceae bacterium:
- a CDS encoding NmrA family NAD(P)-binding protein: MFVVFGANGNTGKVVASTLLEQGKKVRVVARDPAKVEGLRAKGAEVVSTDVLDTPSITKALAGAQGAYLLMPPDPTSTDLVARGRRIVDNYVAALTETKVPHAAVLSSVAAQVPSGTGPIVITHYAENNLPKAADTKFSFVRAAYFMENIAAFAHPIKADGVLPVLGGGEGFAFPMIATHDIGTVAAKALLATPSTHEWIELSGPQEYSFNDAAEIASKILGRTVKTSVVPLEAVVPTLTSFGVTENMAGLYKEMTEALGKGVVRFEGKGRSVRGSVTLEQVLRGALG; encoded by the coding sequence ATGTTCGTCGTCTTCGGAGCCAACGGAAACACAGGGAAAGTCGTAGCCAGCACTTTGCTCGAACAGGGCAAGAAGGTGCGCGTCGTCGCGCGTGACCCCGCCAAGGTCGAGGGCCTTCGCGCGAAGGGTGCGGAGGTCGTGAGCACCGATGTGCTGGACACGCCCAGTATCACCAAAGCTCTGGCGGGCGCCCAGGGCGCCTATCTGCTCATGCCTCCGGACCCTACGTCGACAGATCTCGTCGCGCGCGGTCGTCGCATCGTGGACAACTACGTCGCCGCGCTCACGGAGACGAAGGTACCGCATGCAGCAGTGCTCTCGTCCGTTGCTGCTCAAGTCCCATCGGGGACTGGTCCCATCGTGATCACCCACTACGCGGAGAACAACCTGCCCAAGGCTGCCGACACCAAGTTCTCCTTCGTCCGTGCCGCCTACTTCATGGAGAACATCGCCGCCTTCGCGCACCCGATCAAGGCGGATGGGGTGCTACCGGTGCTTGGCGGCGGTGAGGGCTTTGCCTTCCCCATGATTGCCACCCACGACATCGGGACCGTGGCAGCGAAGGCGTTGCTGGCCACGCCATCGACTCACGAGTGGATCGAACTCTCGGGGCCGCAGGAGTACAGCTTCAACGATGCCGCGGAGATCGCATCGAAGATCCTGGGTCGCACGGTGAAGACCAGCGTGGTGCCCTTGGAAGCAGTGGTGCCGACCCTGACCAGCTTCGGTGTCACCGAGAACATGGCCGGTCTCTACAAGGAAATGACCGAAGCCCTGGGCAAAGGCGTCGTGCGCTTCGAAGGCAAGGGGCGCTCCGTTCGGGGCAGCGTCACGCTCGAGCAAGTGCTCCGCGGCGCGCTCGGCTGA
- a CDS encoding SUMF1/EgtB/PvdO family nonheme iron enzyme: MRRIGLISVLLLACGCDVASVETPAAVATAQAAPKAHPRTAVRPGKARAARFGTAKRRRGGARSAAADGEATAGEAEQAADDASATAASPGSSANAATASDDDSTNAATHSASCPEGMARVEGEHCRSVEQPCLEYVHDAKHGPDKTRCAKFGPSVCTDPKPRRKMSFCMDVHEYPNKVGELPMTLVSWTDAARLCDVQGKRLCTESEFTFACEGESMQPYATGFTREADKCNIDHPYVTPKKHLKSAPLCEVDPACTAEMKRVDGRRPIGESDACASPFGIIDMNGNANEWVSRPWKDPPHRAAIKGGWWGPVRNRCRAITAAHDETYHGYEVGFRCCKGAD; encoded by the coding sequence GTGCGACGCATCGGTCTGATCTCGGTTCTTCTGCTGGCGTGCGGCTGCGACGTGGCGTCCGTGGAAACTCCTGCGGCTGTGGCGACTGCGCAAGCTGCGCCAAAGGCGCATCCACGAACGGCAGTTCGCCCAGGCAAGGCTCGCGCCGCCCGGTTTGGCACCGCCAAGCGCAGACGGGGCGGTGCAAGGAGCGCAGCCGCCGACGGAGAAGCGACAGCGGGCGAGGCGGAGCAAGCCGCGGATGACGCGAGTGCCACGGCAGCATCCCCCGGCAGCAGCGCAAACGCCGCGACGGCGTCGGATGACGACAGCACAAACGCCGCGACCCATTCCGCCAGCTGTCCCGAAGGCATGGCGCGCGTCGAAGGAGAGCACTGTCGTTCAGTCGAGCAACCTTGTCTCGAGTACGTGCACGACGCGAAGCATGGGCCGGACAAGACGCGCTGCGCGAAGTTCGGTCCCTCGGTCTGCACCGACCCGAAGCCGCGTCGCAAGATGAGCTTTTGCATGGACGTGCACGAGTACCCGAACAAGGTCGGCGAACTGCCGATGACCTTGGTGAGCTGGACCGACGCCGCGCGCCTGTGTGACGTGCAGGGCAAGCGCTTGTGCACGGAGAGCGAGTTCACCTTCGCCTGCGAGGGCGAGAGCATGCAGCCCTACGCCACGGGCTTCACGCGCGAGGCGGACAAGTGCAACATCGATCATCCCTACGTCACACCCAAGAAGCACCTGAAGAGCGCGCCCTTATGTGAGGTCGACCCAGCGTGCACAGCGGAGATGAAGCGCGTCGACGGCCGCCGACCCATTGGTGAAAGCGACGCCTGCGCATCGCCCTTCGGTATCATCGACATGAACGGCAACGCCAACGAGTGGGTCAGTCGCCCCTGGAAGGACCCGCCCCATCGCGCTGCGATCAAAGGCGGGTGGTGGGGCCCCGTGCGCAACCGTTGTCGCGCGATCACCGCAGCGCACGACGAGACCTATCACGGCTACGAAGTCGGGTTCCGCTGCTGCAAGGGCGCCGACTGA
- a CDS encoding DUF4336 domain-containing protein — protein MLEQFGPSLYVADGPEVSFFGFPYPTRMVVAKLADGGLWVWSPVDLTPVLESAVNELGPVRHLVSPNKIHHIFLKQWSERYPDAKLYAPPGLARRKPELRFDAELGDEPDSGWDRDVDQVVFRGSFAVDEVVFFHRPSKTAIIGDLVQRFEASKANGWKGAFLRLNALVGEEGSTPREWRATFLNRAPARAARSRLLAWQPDRMIIAHGMCVSNGATPILERAFAWI, from the coding sequence ATGCTCGAGCAGTTCGGCCCTTCCCTCTACGTCGCTGACGGCCCGGAGGTATCGTTCTTTGGATTCCCTTACCCGACGCGCATGGTCGTTGCGAAGTTGGCGGACGGAGGACTCTGGGTGTGGTCGCCCGTCGATCTCACTCCAGTGCTGGAGAGCGCGGTCAACGAGTTAGGCCCGGTACGCCACCTCGTCTCGCCCAACAAGATCCACCACATCTTCCTGAAGCAGTGGTCGGAGCGCTATCCAGACGCGAAGTTGTATGCGCCGCCGGGCCTTGCCCGGCGCAAGCCGGAGCTGCGCTTCGACGCCGAACTCGGCGATGAGCCCGACTCGGGTTGGGATCGCGACGTGGACCAGGTCGTCTTTCGCGGCTCCTTCGCCGTGGACGAAGTGGTGTTCTTTCACCGTCCGTCCAAGACTGCGATCATCGGTGACCTCGTGCAGCGCTTCGAGGCCTCGAAGGCAAATGGCTGGAAAGGAGCGTTCCTAAGGCTGAACGCCCTGGTCGGCGAAGAAGGCAGCACGCCTAGGGAGTGGCGTGCAACCTTCTTGAATCGTGCACCTGCGCGCGCCGCGCGGTCGCGGCTGCTCGCGTGGCAGCCGGACCGCATGATCATCGCTCACGGCATGTGTGTCAGCAACGGCGCGACCCCGATTCTGGAGCGCGCTTTCGCCTGGATCTGA